CTTTCAATTAAAGTAATAGCTCTACTTAAAAAAGTAATATCCCCTGCTAAGATTTTTTCTATAAAAGTTGAGGTTGGCGCTTGTTTTCTTCTGCTCAATTTAATTTTGTTGGCAGAAGATTTACTTGTAGTTTCAGGTTGTGAAACTCCTTCTTTTTCGGATAAGTTTGATTTAGAATCCTTTGTCATTAATTACACTAGTAAAAAAGGTATTTGTAAATTTAAAGATAAAAAAGTTGATAAAATGCAACGCTAAGAAAAAACTATCGTCTTTAAGACAAGAAATCAATAAATGAGATCAACTAAGCAATTACATCATAAGCTCATAAAAGAGTGTAAGAACCAAAATGCAAAAGCTCAATTGCAGTTATATAAAACCTATGCGAAGGGTATGCTTTTGGTGGCAAACAGATATATGAAGGACATTCATTTGGCAGAGGATGTAATGCAGGACGCTTTTATTAAGGCATTTAAAAATATAGAGAGTTATAAAGAAGAAGTTTCATTTGGAGCCTGGTTAAAGAGAATTGTAATTAATCAAAGTATTGATGAATTAAAGAAAAACAAACTAGCAATGGTTTCTATAAATGAAGAAGTATTAAATGTTGTTGATGATGGAAATTGGGAAGTTGATGATGAGGTTACCTCAGAAATGGTAATCAATACAATTAATCAATTGAAAGATAAGTACAGATTAGTGTTGACATTGTATTTGATAGAAGGATATGACCATAGTGAAATATCTCAAATATTAGGAATAACAGAGGTTACCTCTAGAACTCACCTTATGAGAGGGAAGAAATTAGTTAAAGAACAATTAAAAATTAAGAATCATGCCGAGGGATATTAGAAATTTAGCAAAAGATTTTCAAC
This genomic window from Tenacibaculum sp. 190524A05c contains:
- a CDS encoding sigma-70 family RNA polymerase sigma factor; amino-acid sequence: MRSTKQLHHKLIKECKNQNAKAQLQLYKTYAKGMLLVANRYMKDIHLAEDVMQDAFIKAFKNIESYKEEVSFGAWLKRIVINQSIDELKKNKLAMVSINEEVLNVVDDGNWEVDDEVTSEMVINTINQLKDKYRLVLTLYLIEGYDHSEISQILGITEVTSRTHLMRGKKLVKEQLKIKNHAEGY